CCATTTCAAAAAGAAATTTCAACACGAAAATATAAAATGAGAAGTTTGATTGCTAGTTTTTATACTACGGTTTAATATTctaatttggtatttttttaaaataattttattaattttatttttatatatttttagtcttaaaaatttcattctcTATCTCTAATTTCGAGTAATTTAAAAGATTTAGGAGTGGTTAAGCTCAATGGTGGAGCTTAGTATAGACCCGAAAGCCATCAaccctaaaatggtaaatttttaatttaggttttttataatttataaaactttaaattagtaatagtaaatttacattttgccctcaaaaaatgataaaaatttgatttaactctttaaagtttataaaaatatagactattaaaatgataaaattacatttttactatcataaaaatatacaatttaatttcgtccCAAAAAAATTTCTGACTCCACCATTAATTAGGCTTTACAAATTTATGTCGTCCAAGTGATTTATTGCTCTAAATAGAAAATAAGATAaagtacaaaaatagtcacttttgttttcttcagattacattttagtcatttatgtttgaaatgttacattttagtcacttacattatcattTTGTTATGAAGTAGTCACTTTAccgttaagctccgttacctccctaacgactGTTCTATGTGGCagttcaaatggttttaaatgcCAATTTGGATGTCCTATGTGGcattccaaattaaatttatttaattaaaaacctattttcaccTCAGCAACTGGATatctaagttggcatttaaaaccatttgaattgCCACGTAGGACTATCATTAGAGAGGTAACGAAGTTTAACGGTACagtgaccactttgtaacaaaacgataacgtaagtgactaaaccGTAACCTTTCAAACATAAGTGgttaaaatgtaatctgagacaaacaaaagtgattatttttatagtttaccctaaaaaatatcaaaattattgcCAAAACTTGGTTTAAATGGCTAATTTAAGCTAGTAATTTTTTGGGTGCTTAAACCATGTTTATAGTACTTATGATGGTGAAAGAATACCTAATCATCAATAGTTTTCTATAATTACTTCTTTTAATGGATCAATGGAATCGTTTTTCCTTTTTACATGTATAGTTTTacatcttttatttaaaaataaaataaaaattaaagcaaatcgttttatttttaaataaaaaactagaattttctttttaaataaatatttaccggtaaatactttttgaaaaaaaaacctttaaaaatataaaaaaattgacagATTTATGATAACATTTTATTATAACAATTAAGTTTGTTGTAGAactaactttttttatattttatttttatttttataacaacTTTTTATAAATAACAACAACAACTGTAAGATATGAAGTatacattttacaaaattaattctCTATAACAATCTTTTCTCTCAAATTCTgataaaatcaattttatttctaaataaaataaaaataaaatattttagttaagatattatttttacataaaaattattaatcatatattattaaataaaaataatatttaataaatggatttacttttctaaaatttattaaagACGTGATCTAAATCTCattaattaataacaatattaatatattatagtatttcaatttgtaaaataaaaaaaatttaaatgtgaTTTAAAtctcaaatattattatatatgtgtataacaGTTAACAACCatatcttttaaaacatttaaaattttgaaaaataaatgaaagaatcaaaagatgttattatttaattttaatactttatattgatttttatttctatcatAGATTGACAATGTAACAAATGAAACAAAAAGTTTTCTACATCATTAATAAGTCATAAAGTGttctatgtaaaaaaaaaagtcaaagatATTCATGGGTTAAGTCATatcttgattttaaaaatgttgattaaaagttaaaatttcagatcaataaaTATTGGCTTTGTAGGTACGAATTTTGGAGAGAACATTATCAGAAAGGACAGTCACGAACCCtaaatatgaacaataaaatgaacataaataataccaaaaaagtcaaaattttctacttataaataattttctattaatatattttataataaaatttaaattaaaaattaaaaatatttaatttgaactTAGATAAGTAAGATGGGTTCAAAGTAAGTCAGACAAGTCTTCCATATTGTTTagttttttatcatttatttaggattttttaaaatatttttgctGATGTAGTAACATGAAATGAGAGGAAGGTGATTAAAGAAATCATAACCTCTCATCAACCCATAAATGGAAAGATAATACATTTTAACGCATTCGGACTTACGCCCTCCGGAATTGAtaataatattcatatcaatcgaaattaaaatttaattataatttttctcttaaatttggAAAAGACATAAATTGCATTTTATGGTAAAAGACAGGAAATCAAGATTTTGATGAAGTAGAAATAAATACCCGTGATAAGTTGAGGATGGACCAACAACTTTTTGAtgcgttttatttattttatgtctttaaattaaattgaaattggtTACATATTTCAATCTTTTACTGTTATACCTCGAAAATATTAGACTAAAATCAGAGGTCACATCCCACAATCtgttaattcaaacaaattcatCCAACCATGCTTTAACCCTCAAACCAACTTTCttctatttactttttttttaagtcatgtttaacttcttttttttaaatatacaaattaatCTGTATTTTTTTTCGatattcttattttctttaaagagtttataaatataattataagtgCTAACAACCTCTTAGCTGCATGATAAGATTATTATACTGTGAGGCGTGAGAGTTAGgacttaattttgatatttgaagTAACTACATCTTTGTCctcaattataataaaaaaacaattataagcctaaaatcaaaatataaccgaacttagattaaaataaattcagATGCATTTCAACATAAACATGTTTCCAAAGGCCTGCccaaaatttgaaagggtttgaGTAAGAAattaaggctccgtttgtttgccagtaaaatattttctgaaaaattatttacttttctggtgttcggatgaatctatgtaaaatattttcaggaaatctatcaaatagaaaatattttacatagattcatccaaacaccagaaaagtaaatcattttccagaaaatattttctgtttggtaaatttcttgaaaatatttcaaaaaagctgttttaaattaaacaaatatatatttaagaatttattatatGTTCATTGTTTATCTgagtttattattatatatgtattaataaatttatattttaaattatttttacatatattgcaatgatttatttatgggtaaactagattttaagtgccaactagattttaagtatATTTGTTAATATATACTTCATCTAGCTAAATTATGCCTGtttatttctttctctcttttttacaATGCCAATTGATTTTTCTagcttaataatttttttagacaAAAACTgcaaccaaaatttgaaattaattactaaataatataaGCAATTTCGTGCTAGAAAAATCAGAATCTTTTGTCTTGTAACAattattttcactcaattggcattgtaaaaaggagagaaagaacTTTACAAATAATACGATTTTCACTCAAATGCATAATTTAATCGGATAAAGTATGTATTAACAGAATATGGTGTGAGTGGAGGAAGACTTTTCGAAAAATGTCTTACCGATTAAAAATCTGTAAGACATATTCCCTAAAATCCCTTCTCATTTTCCCGTGTTTCTAAAAACGTTTTACCAATGTAAGTTATTTTAAGGCAAACAAACACTGGAAAACCAGGAAAAcaattttcgaaaaatattttcctGGTAAACAAATGGACCCTAAGTCCAAAAAATGAGTTTAGGCAAAAAAAATAGGCCTGTTTAAAATATGGACTAGGCTTGGACTTGAACATTTAAGGCTTCAGGCTAGTCTGGTTCGTTTTTTAGTTTATAATacattatattatgtaatttataatatattaaaaagataaatatacaCTAAATCTATAATACTactttaattaaacattaaaataatgttaagatgactatataaaaaaatatttttttacaaaaattaaaaataatatggatgGGCTTAAAATGGGTTTTGGTTAATCTTTTAAAAGTATAGGTAaacttagacaaaattttagacaTATATTTTGAGTCGACCCAATTCATAAATACCTCTAATCgtgtatataaaatttaaaataatttgagaaAGAACTCACATGTAATATTTACATGACACATAATCAAATCTAAGAACTCAAAACCTCGATCTTGACTTAATTAACTAATCtatgttttttaaatatataaataaagaaagagtggtaattataaaataatgtaACTTCTTTTATATAGAATTCAAAGTATCTGAATTGGAAGGGCAGATAATTAGTAAAAAATAAGAGAGACCTCCCATATGATATCATGACCAAACGGCAACAAAGATCTTGGCCGGATTTTCCTTTGGAAAtccaaagcaaaataaaagataattaaaatgagaaaatgaCTGAAACAGAAACAGATATGCACTAACACATGTTATACAGAATCTATGGAGAGATcgcattttgtttcaatttctattttttttatttcttaaattacaCCCTCATCtctctattatttaaaatatttcataatatttatatttctGTAATTGGataatctatatttttttattcatcaacTTAACAATtcgatacaatttttttttattttttatattaattttattcgaTACACTTGAGATTTACCAAATATTTAATGTTGAAATTAACAGGTAGAAACAAATCATAATTATATTGCAGATAACATGACTCTTTCATAGTATTAATaatcaaatacaaaattttaaatagtaatgatttttatttattaactctAGCAAATATgcttctaatatatatatatataatatttttttaataattttattataaattttaattatatttaatttttttacgtaATATTTAAACTTATCTATAACTCTTCTTCggttcataaataaaaaaataaacatttgaaTTCATGTTAATccgtatatataataaaataaaattaagtgttGTGGTTTCTGTTAGCGGCAAAATACGTATAGTTGGGGTTCTAagattttctctctctctcacacacacTCTTTATTCATCCATTCATTCAGATTACACCGAAAGCAGCATTTAAATTCTCCCCTTATTTATCCTTcttccctttcttcttcttttcttcctcgaagaaaaaaaagagagagtttcTCATTTAAATTTTGACGAGTTTCGGGATCAGGTGGATCGGCCTAGGAATAATTAGCGaactatatatataatcaattacAAGGTTTGATTTAACATTAATGGAGTTGATGAAATCAGAGAATATCGTTCAAGACAGGCAGCCTCAACctcaagaagaagaagaaatcatgcagcaagaggaagaagaagaacagCGGTTTCATGTATTGGCAGTTGATGACAGTGTGATTGACAGGAAATTATTGGAGAAGCTCCTCAAAGCTTCTTCATACCAAGGTATAACCTCAGcctttttgttaattaattaagctTAACAAATAATAAGATgggggtgtttttttttttttgaaatgaaagTTGGATAAAATTGCAGTGACGTGTGTGGAGTCTGGGGAAAAAGCGTTGGAATATCTGGGTTTGCTTCATCACTCATCTcctgcttcttcttcttcccaACATCATCATCAGGTCTCTATCATAACCCTTTTTTAtgctaaattaattattaaaagaataccGCGACTCAATCTTACACCATTTAGAGATAGTGAACTTCAATatatttaaatacaaaatattctctgctttaaaaagatttaaaaatggggtttttcttgttttaattttttttatatttttgaagtattttttatattaaaaaacggCCACGGACCGgggattaaatttgaaattaggttatttaaCATAAATCATTTGTTATTGtatcaaatttatataatatctttattttttaatatatataatcaatcATAATTAATTGTATCTTATAACTACCTGTAACTCCTCCAAACTTTTAAATTGGAGGATAATATGCTTCAATGCATTCGAACTCATGTCCTTCTGTATTAGCGACAATATCAATGCCAATCGATTTAAGACTCAATCGataatgtatatttatttttcaaagtgATAGAAGAGAggataaccaaaaaaaaaagtactTAACCACTATATtgaagggtaaattacaccaacagttaCTCAACTTTGATGTAGTTGACAAAATAGTCACTCTAATTTTAATTCAgttattcaaaaaataacaaattaatatttttaaccacTTTCCATCACAAAGGTAAGGGAAAAGTGGCATGGCATTTAACAGAGTAGTTAGAGTGCTTGCTATCATTTAAATAGCCCCAAATTAAGAACCCTAACTCGGCAGTAGaagaagaggagaagaagaagaaatagagATGTCGTCCTTTTTCTTTCACGCTACTCCATTTTATTTAACAGTTCTCCAAAACCCATTCACGTAAATCAagttttttctcttcttctgtcCATTCAACCAACCATAGAGATTTGAACAAAAAACCTATTCAACCAGCCACAAGAGATTTGGGATTTCTATGGGACAATTTTGAAAGCATTTCTaagagagctcatcaaatatgaAACAATTATTGATTGAATTGGAAATTAGGGTTTGAGATTTGAGATTTTTGAAGGTGAAGACATTtcttttaaccttaaaattttgaaGATGAACCCTTTTTTGAACCTCAACTAATTGTTATGGCTGCCACACTTCTTCTTCCTACATCTCTGACCTTATTCTTCTTTTAATTAAATATCCGTCACTTTCTACGTTCTTCTTTCTATACTTGAAAATAGTTGTATGTTGTAACTTCACTTTTAACCATCAAAGATTTTAGATGGTGGAGGAAGCAATTAACCCTCTCCCTCTccaattttttcaaagttttgcTTTAGGTTTCGGTTTTtatataaatgaaaaagaaattagaTTGTTAGTTTCTTGAGGGAAATGAGAAAAATTGCAAGAAGAGGAGGAGGAATAAAAGAACAGAAAAGTGGAATATAGAGTAGAGGCAATAGTAGCAACTATGGTAGTGGCAAGGGTCAACAACCTTAAAAATGCCATAGGTTTTATTTggcaaattttaattttgttgattagttgaagaagaagaagaggcgAAGAAGAAGACCCTTCAATTCCTCATGTCCAACTCATGTCCAACGTGACAAGTAATTGGTCACGTTAGTTGTTACGTTAAACCTATAACGAAAAATGTTAATGACTGATTGATTTATTACTTTTTAATAACTTAGCGACTGATTTATTATTTTTCgaaaattaaataacttaatttaaatcaaaattactattttgtcaAATGCATCACTCTTAAAATTACTTATTagttttgatatatatttttctgAAATTTATTGTGCTATTGGAGGAAACGCAGGGACATAAAGTCAACTTAATAATGACAGACTTTTCTATGCCAGGAACGAGCGGCTATGATTTACTCAAACGTATCAAGGTCAACTCAATCCCCCTTAATGATATTACTATATAATGATCACtttctatatttatttttcatttataaatATTGGAACTTGGGTGCTCTCTCATGTTTTAGAAAATCAGATCAAAAATCAAAATCCACGGGGTTTTTTTTTCTGAATCTTTAATTTAATCGATCGTGTCCTGTTTATctaaatatcattttaaataattttaatggtaaaaatactttaaatgtatacttgttttatttttatttttattttttatataataaacgacttaaatttaaattatttttaaagaaggTGAATACTCGAATACTCGACCAATAGGTTACAATTtgaattcacttttattatattattataattctaAAAGGTTATGGATTAAGAATTTATCACatctaaatttttttgaaaattgattttttatttaaaaaaatattaattgaatctATTGTAGTTGGAATAGTAATATCTGATTCTTATATAACATTGGGatgaataatttatcgattttcAATTATACCAATCCAATGGTCGAGGTTTTTAGACCAATCACCAGATCCAAAACAAAAAAACTGAATTAAAGAGTCAAAATTTCTAAGATtactatatatttttcaaattcataatttCAAGGTGATAATAACTTAGTATTTACTTACAACTGTAGGGATCTTCTTGGAAAGACGTACCGGTGGTGGTGATGTCATCAGAGAATGTACCTTCAAGAATAAGCATGTAAGTTCATGATGATCATgttcatctcttttttttttaagagaaaaaaaagaggtaaaaaaatggaattaattaaagaaagaaaatgaaagcaGGTGCCTAGAAGGAGGAGCAGAAGAATTCATGTTAAAGCCTCTTCAATTATCAGACCTACACAAAATTCAAGCTCACCTTCTCAAATCCCTTCCTCACTCTTAGCTCTACTACGTACCATCATTACTTTTAGCAAGAGATACTACCCTAATATTTTATCTTCTCACGTTAAACCCTAAACAAATGAAACGACCAGCACTACTAGCATGAAAATTAGTGTATAAAGTATTTTGTTACATATATTAGGAGCACTGCTTACTTGGTTAATGCTATTGTGCTAATCTAAAATTTCtggatttattttcattaatcTGTGTAATTAAATATCTGTATTCAAATATtaagatttttatataaatagcTATATACTAATAATGTATACGT
The sequence above is drawn from the Gossypium hirsutum isolate 1008001.06 chromosome A05, Gossypium_hirsutum_v2.1, whole genome shotgun sequence genome and encodes:
- the LOC107924248 gene encoding two-component response regulator ORR4 isoform X1, encoding MELMKSENIVQDRQPQPQEEEEIMQQEEEEEQRFHVLAVDDSVIDRKLLEKLLKASSYQVTCVESGEKALEYLGLLHHSSPASSSSQHHHQGHKVNLIMTDFSMPGTSGYDLLKRIKGSSWKDVPVVVMSSENVPSRISMCLEGGAEEFMLKPLQLSDLHKIQAHLLKSLPHS
- the LOC107924248 gene encoding two-component response regulator ORR4 isoform X2, which translates into the protein MELMKSENIVQDRQPQPQEEEEIMQQEEEEEQRFHVLAVDDSVIDRKLLEKLLKASSYQVTCVESGEKALEYLGLLHHSSPASSSSQHHHQERAAMIYSNVSRDLLGKTYRWW